From one Gammaproteobacteria bacterium genomic stretch:
- a CDS encoding PEP-CTERM sorting domain-containing protein, with amino-acid sequence MNIKQLLPVALIGLLGTVGTASAAPMTFNFDTNVPGIYNATGFTQTQMGTTVAVTGTGDLYNTRQGIGVGSDALTSSNESISFTFTPNAVSLLSGLVFESASAMTSADFALYGDGVLLDNYTFTNQWAAGNGQSYFNSITFDNWSATTFNFAGMSDNGFRIKYLTVDVPEPGMVAMLGLGLLMAGVATRRRRKS; translated from the coding sequence ATGAACATCAAACAACTACTACCCGTTGCACTCATCGGCCTACTGGGCACAGTAGGCACAGCATCTGCAGCACCTATGACGTTTAATTTTGATACTAACGTACCTGGAATTTACAATGCAACAGGCTTCACACAAACTCAAATGGGAACTACGGTTGCTGTAACAGGAACTGGTGACCTTTACAATACACGCCAAGGCATTGGTGTTGGCTCAGACGCATTGACTTCGTCAAATGAGAGTATTTCATTCACCTTCACACCTAACGCAGTATCACTGCTAAGCGGCCTTGTATTTGAGTCGGCTAGCGCAATGACAAGTGCTGACTTCGCACTATATGGCGATGGAGTACTGCTTGATAATTACACGTTTACCAACCAATGGGCAGCGGGTAATGGCCAGTCATACTTCAACTCTATAACCTTCGACAACTGGTCCGCAACCACCTTCAACTTTGCTGGCATGAGCGACAATGGTTTCAGAATTAAATACCTGACTGTTGATGTTCCAGAGCCAGGCATGGTTGCCATGTTAGGCCTAGGTCTTCTTATGGCTGGTGTTGCGACTCGTCGCCGCCGTAAGTCGTAA
- a CDS encoding M18 family aminopeptidase codes for MDKDTFNKGLFSFVGGAPTPFHATLGMLDLLVDAGFLRLYEADAWQFGEPGRYVVVRNDSSLIAFIIGEEDLLKDGFRMLGAHTDSPCLKVKPQPDKVVKGYYQLGVEVYGSALLNPWFDRDLSLAGRVSYLSKAGSIEHAIIDFKQPIAVIPSLAIHLDRTANKERTINAQLHLPPLVAQMGSEESDPCFNDLLLAHLIEQKAYGDVEKVLDHELYFYDTQPPGFVGLEQQFIASARLDNLLSCYVGLQSLLGAGTRHSSMLICTDHEEVGSASCCGAQGPFLRSVLERVCGDNETLTRIMDRSVLISADNAHGIHPNYVDKHDENHGPLLNRGPVIKINANQRYATSSATSALIRLLAEQAGVPLQSFVTRTDMGCGSTIGPVISAEMGVKTLDIGVPTFAMHSIRELAGSDDGFMLKQLTDAFFQSDTRL; via the coding sequence GTGGATAAAGATACCTTTAATAAGGGGCTGTTCTCATTTGTTGGCGGGGCACCGACTCCGTTTCATGCCACTCTCGGTATGTTGGATCTATTGGTGGATGCTGGGTTTTTGCGGCTGTATGAGGCCGATGCCTGGCAGTTTGGTGAGCCGGGGAGGTATGTCGTCGTTCGTAATGACTCATCGTTGATTGCCTTTATTATCGGTGAGGAGGATCTGCTGAAAGATGGTTTCCGGATGTTGGGTGCTCACACCGACAGCCCCTGTTTAAAGGTAAAGCCGCAACCGGATAAAGTAGTAAAAGGCTATTATCAGTTGGGTGTGGAGGTGTATGGGAGTGCATTGCTGAATCCGTGGTTTGACCGTGACTTGTCACTGGCAGGCAGGGTGAGCTACCTGAGCAAAGCGGGGAGTATTGAGCACGCTATTATTGACTTCAAACAGCCGATTGCGGTGATACCTAGCTTGGCAATTCATCTTGATCGCACGGCGAATAAAGAGCGCACCATTAATGCACAGCTGCACCTGCCTCCTTTGGTTGCTCAAATGGGTAGTGAGGAGAGCGATCCTTGCTTTAATGACCTGTTATTAGCGCACTTGATTGAGCAGAAAGCGTATGGCGATGTTGAGAAAGTGCTTGATCATGAACTCTACTTCTATGATACCCAGCCACCGGGCTTTGTGGGGTTGGAGCAACAATTCATCGCCAGTGCCCGGCTGGATAATCTACTGAGCTGTTATGTGGGGCTGCAAAGCTTATTGGGTGCAGGTACCCGGCACAGCAGTATGTTGATTTGTACCGACCACGAAGAGGTGGGAAGCGCCTCTTGTTGTGGCGCACAAGGGCCTTTTCTGCGCTCGGTTCTGGAGCGTGTTTGTGGTGATAACGAGACGTTGACGCGCATCATGGATCGTTCAGTGCTGATCTCGGCTGATAATGCTCACGGTATTCACCCTAACTATGTTGATAAACATGATGAGAATCATGGGCCACTGCTCAACCGGGGGCCAGTGATAAAAATCAACGCCAATCAGCGCTATGCCACTAGCAGCGCAACCTCGGCGTTGATACGCTTGCTGGCTGAGCAGGCTGGGGTACCACTGCAGTCGTTTGTCACCCGCACTGACATGGGCTGCGGTAGCACCATTGGGCCGGTTATCAGCGCAGAAATGGGGGTGAAAACATTGGATATTGGGGTGCCTACCTTTGCCATGCACTCTATTCGTGAGTTGGCGGGGAGCGATGACGGGTTTATGCTCAAGCAACTGACGGATGCTTTTTTTCAGAGTGATACTCGATTGTGA
- a CDS encoding DUF445 domain-containing protein, translating into MHINKSLLTNIVAIALIITGIYAPLYGEYILAIGIFALSGALTNWLAIYMLFEKIPLLYGSGVIPNRFMEFKQVIKQTIMEQFFTPENIQRFIAQEESNNKQLLDLEPLLKVVDYDHIFDNLVDAIMNSSFGSMLGMMGGASSLDSLKEPVTLKLQESLRTITQSETFHTVLHASLNNQQLGNDITRSIERIVDQRLDELSPQQVKEIVQRIIREHLGWLVVWGGVFGGLIGLLFSLTTDVV; encoded by the coding sequence ATGCACATCAATAAAAGCCTGCTCACCAATATCGTAGCGATCGCTCTGATTATCACCGGTATTTACGCCCCGCTGTATGGAGAATACATTCTCGCTATTGGCATTTTTGCACTCTCAGGGGCGCTGACTAACTGGCTAGCTATTTATATGCTCTTTGAGAAGATACCACTCTTATACGGCTCCGGTGTTATACCCAACCGTTTCATGGAGTTTAAGCAGGTGATTAAGCAGACCATCATGGAGCAGTTTTTCACCCCAGAGAATATCCAGCGCTTTATCGCCCAGGAGGAGTCAAATAACAAGCAGCTACTCGACCTGGAGCCTCTGCTAAAGGTGGTCGATTACGATCATATTTTTGATAACCTGGTGGATGCCATCATGAACTCCTCTTTCGGCAGTATGCTGGGGATGATGGGCGGTGCATCGTCGCTGGATAGTTTAAAAGAGCCCGTAACCCTAAAGCTTCAAGAGTCGCTGCGCACGATCACCCAGAGTGAAACTTTTCACACAGTGCTGCACGCCAGCCTGAACAACCAACAACTGGGGAATGATATTACCCGCAGCATTGAGCGTATTGTTGATCAACGTCTGGATGAATTGAGCCCCCAACAAGTAAAAGAGATTGTACAACGCATTATTCGCGAACACCTTGGCTGGCTGGTGGTTTGGGGCGGGGTATTTGGTGGTTTGATCGGCCTGTTATTCAGCCTCACTACGGATGTAGTATAG
- the pgl gene encoding 6-phosphogluconolactonase: MGTMIHVLSDVEAVSLAAAELVVLAANQAIEIQGAFYIALSGGGTPKRLYQHLASDAYKQQIDWQKVHIYFGDERTVSPEHPESNYRMAREAFLDKLAIPESQIHRMEGERTDLAQSAADYAGLLQALPISNGLPQFDLILLGMGDDGHTASLFPGTAALTEKKKAVVAHTVPQMNTQRITLTYPVINNARQVMVLVAGANKAARLEEVLVSAPEGCYPIQSVKPKGILNWLLDQAAAAKLPKRLIE, translated from the coding sequence ATGGGAACGATGATTCACGTATTGAGCGATGTGGAAGCGGTTAGTCTGGCGGCAGCTGAACTAGTGGTGTTGGCAGCGAACCAGGCCATTGAAATTCAAGGTGCTTTCTATATCGCACTCTCTGGCGGCGGGACACCCAAACGGCTCTACCAACACTTGGCCAGCGATGCGTATAAGCAGCAAATTGATTGGCAGAAAGTGCATATCTATTTTGGTGATGAGCGCACTGTCTCCCCTGAGCACCCCGAGAGCAACTACCGCATGGCGAGAGAAGCCTTCCTTGATAAGTTAGCGATCCCTGAAAGCCAGATTCACCGCATGGAGGGTGAGCGGACAGATTTAGCGCAATCAGCAGCAGATTATGCCGGGTTGTTACAGGCATTACCAATTAGCAATGGCTTACCTCAATTTGACCTGATATTGCTGGGTATGGGGGATGATGGACACACCGCGTCACTCTTCCCCGGCACCGCAGCCCTCACTGAAAAGAAGAAAGCCGTGGTTGCACATACGGTTCCACAGATGAATACCCAGCGCATCACCTTGACTTACCCTGTCATTAATAATGCTCGTCAGGTGATGGTGCTGGTTGCGGGTGCAAATAAAGCGGCACGGCTTGAAGAGGTGTTGGTGAGTGCCCCCGAAGGGTGTTATCCAATACAGAGCGTGAAGCCTAAAGGTATTTTAAACTGGCTCCTGGATCAAGCGGCCGCCGCAAAGCTGCCTAAGCGGCTCATTGAATGA
- the glk gene encoding glucokinase yields the protein MSTLAGDIGGTKVLLQMSHGGKTVLEQQYVSANYASFEQLLTDFMSHCQHPVAVACFGVAGPVDGHRACVTNLPWQLDSQQLQQQFSIPSVVLINDFQAVGYGISVLPDEAFETLQTGDERPQGVRALIGAGTGLGQAFMVWGGEHYQVLATEGGHVDFAPTDELQVELLQFMRLNAYRTTYEHLVSGNGLVSIFNFLCERNPELLSQKMARAMAQQGVAAVIAQFALESGDTLANQALDLFLKIYASQVGNHALNTLPYGGLYIAGGIAPKLIERIKQGGFMAAYSDKAPMAALMKKFPIKVVMEPRVGLLGAQQVALHGGTR from the coding sequence ATGAGTACGCTTGCAGGTGATATTGGAGGAACCAAGGTTCTGTTGCAAATGAGTCATGGGGGCAAAACAGTACTGGAGCAACAGTATGTAAGCGCTAACTATGCCAGCTTTGAGCAGCTGCTAACCGATTTTATGAGCCACTGCCAACACCCTGTTGCCGTGGCCTGTTTTGGTGTTGCCGGTCCGGTGGATGGCCACAGAGCCTGTGTGACCAATCTGCCATGGCAGCTGGATAGCCAACAACTGCAACAGCAATTTTCGATCCCTAGTGTGGTGTTAATTAATGACTTTCAGGCGGTGGGTTACGGTATTTCAGTATTGCCTGATGAGGCGTTTGAGACCCTTCAAACGGGTGATGAGCGGCCACAGGGTGTGCGCGCATTGATTGGCGCAGGCACTGGCTTAGGGCAGGCCTTTATGGTGTGGGGTGGAGAGCATTACCAGGTGCTGGCTACTGAGGGGGGGCATGTGGACTTTGCGCCCACCGACGAATTGCAGGTCGAATTATTGCAGTTTATGCGACTTAACGCCTATCGCACTACTTACGAGCACCTTGTGTCCGGCAATGGGTTGGTGAGTATCTTTAACTTTTTGTGTGAGCGCAACCCAGAGCTGTTATCACAGAAAATGGCACGGGCAATGGCGCAGCAGGGTGTGGCTGCGGTTATCGCCCAGTTTGCACTCGAAAGCGGCGACACATTGGCTAATCAAGCGCTTGACCTGTTTCTTAAAATTTACGCCTCCCAAGTGGGCAATCATGCACTGAATACACTTCCTTACGGTGGCTTGTATATCGCCGGAGGAATAGCCCCGAAGTTAATTGAGCGGATTAAACAGGGCGGGTTTATGGCCGCTTATAGTGATAAAGCACCGATGGCGGCATTAATGAAAAAATTCCCAATCAAGGTAGTGATGGAGCCTCGAGTGGGGCTTCTGGGTGCACAACAGGTGGCACTGCACGGCGGCACGCGCTAA
- a CDS encoding acyl-CoA dehydratase activase-related protein → MQQDQSFHIGIDVGSTTVKLVLVSGDMDIRWSAYQRHEGQQALKLLGLLQQLEDDFPALTLDQVPAYITGSGGTPLAKPLGARFIQEVNAVTLAVEYLHPDVRSVVELGGQDAKIIHFKGAAGSPERQVITSMNDKCASGTGATLDKCMMKVGISPSDVANIPHLPDKIHPVAAKCGVFAETDVVNLIKSGVPAEEILNSLADAIVMQNLSVLTRGNILQPNVLLLGGPNTYLPFLQKCWRTRIVEVWHEHQLVLPDGPLERLIHVPENAQYYAAYGAVVFGVGETGETRYYAGAEALQEYLQNGASKLNRSRLQQGLWQSQAELSQFLDEYRRLHFQPRPLKSGESVNAYVGIDGGSTSSKAVLMDEQGVLISKAYLLSKGNPIEDSKALLMELNQHITRQGATLNIKGCGVTGYAGDVLQKALSTDANVVETIAHLRSAQHYCGDDIDVICDIGGQDIKVLFMKNGEIDHFKLSNQCSAGNGMLLQAMAQQFGVPLEKFAEVAFSAESAPEFSYGCAVFLDSDRVNFQKEGYRREELFAGLCQVLPKNIWQYVVQVPRLAAFGRKFVLQGGTQHNLAAVKAQVDYIKQRVPDAEVKVHPHTGECGAIGAALEAIKQVKEKGYSDFIGIQNSLQLSFSAQTSEETRCRFCDNLCSRTFIDIEVPQQPQPVRHITGFACEKGQVESKEQVVSLAKLRRKLKSDYPNLVDYESRLLFSRFYQVTQPPIIRPQWWQRLKKPPKSAKVVDRDQLRIGIPRVLNIYTIAPFMRGYLEALGIKPQQIQFSDQSSERLWDEGSRYGSIDPCFPAKVSLAHIHNLLNKHHQRKPLHLIWFPAITQLPQQSPHSRGSSSCPVVAGTPSVANAAFTKARDLFADAGVSYLSDVIDMQNERLLKQQLFDTFVEPLALARHESDWAVAQGLAAMQHCDAELQKRAEKVLHRVKRDHQVVLLLLARPYHSDPGLNHELLEAFQALGYPILSIRSLPRSSAFLQRYFGDDIASGRIKDVLDINDVWPENYASNSAQKVWAAKFAARHNNIAVIDLSSFKCGHDAPSYGLIERIINNSNTPYFALHDIDANKPSGSINIRIRTFAHTLENYCRQLEQQAAQEAKLTKRVFHKRQQLATPAPSDLAHDHFNEDLESEKNRLIARAALQPEEQKTPLNNREREHGKQ, encoded by the coding sequence TTGCAACAGGATCAATCTTTTCATATTGGTATCGACGTGGGTTCCACTACCGTAAAGCTGGTATTGGTGAGTGGCGATATGGATATTCGCTGGTCTGCTTACCAGCGTCATGAGGGGCAGCAAGCACTCAAGCTACTGGGATTACTGCAACAACTGGAAGATGATTTCCCGGCACTAACGCTGGATCAAGTTCCCGCCTATATTACCGGCTCAGGTGGCACGCCATTAGCAAAGCCGCTGGGTGCGCGTTTTATTCAAGAGGTGAATGCCGTTACTCTGGCGGTGGAATATCTGCACCCGGATGTGCGCAGCGTAGTGGAGCTGGGCGGCCAGGATGCCAAAATCATCCACTTTAAAGGGGCTGCTGGCAGCCCAGAGCGCCAGGTCATTACCTCAATGAACGACAAGTGCGCCTCGGGCACGGGTGCAACGCTGGATAAGTGCATGATGAAAGTCGGCATCTCCCCATCTGATGTGGCCAATATCCCCCACCTCCCCGATAAAATTCACCCGGTGGCAGCCAAGTGCGGTGTCTTTGCCGAGACGGATGTGGTGAACCTGATAAAGTCCGGTGTCCCTGCTGAAGAGATTCTCAACTCCTTGGCGGATGCCATTGTGATGCAGAACCTCTCGGTGTTGACCCGGGGGAATATTCTGCAGCCTAATGTCTTGCTACTGGGTGGCCCAAACACCTACCTCCCTTTTCTGCAAAAATGTTGGCGTACCCGTATTGTGGAGGTGTGGCACGAGCACCAACTGGTGTTACCCGATGGCCCGCTGGAGCGGCTGATTCATGTGCCGGAAAATGCGCAGTATTATGCGGCTTATGGCGCGGTGGTGTTTGGCGTGGGTGAGACGGGTGAAACGCGTTACTATGCGGGTGCAGAGGCGTTACAGGAGTACCTGCAGAATGGCGCATCAAAACTGAATCGCAGCCGGTTGCAGCAGGGGTTGTGGCAAAGCCAAGCTGAACTGAGTCAATTTCTGGATGAGTATCGCCGACTGCACTTTCAGCCTCGTCCCCTTAAATCAGGTGAGAGTGTAAATGCTTATGTTGGGATTGATGGTGGCTCCACCTCATCTAAAGCAGTACTGATGGATGAGCAGGGTGTGCTGATCAGCAAGGCTTACTTGCTCTCCAAGGGTAATCCCATCGAGGATAGCAAAGCACTCTTAATGGAGTTGAATCAGCATATTACCCGGCAGGGAGCCACCCTCAATATTAAAGGGTGTGGCGTCACCGGTTATGCGGGTGACGTGTTGCAGAAGGCGCTATCTACCGATGCTAATGTGGTGGAGACCATCGCCCATTTGCGCAGTGCCCAGCACTATTGTGGTGATGATATTGATGTAATTTGTGATATTGGTGGCCAGGATATCAAGGTGCTGTTTATGAAAAATGGAGAAATTGACCACTTCAAACTCTCCAACCAGTGTTCTGCTGGTAACGGCATGTTGCTACAGGCGATGGCGCAGCAGTTTGGTGTGCCGCTAGAAAAATTTGCCGAAGTCGCCTTCTCTGCGGAGTCTGCCCCTGAATTCAGCTACGGCTGCGCAGTGTTTCTAGACAGCGATCGGGTTAACTTTCAAAAAGAGGGTTACCGCCGCGAAGAACTCTTTGCGGGGCTATGCCAAGTGCTGCCGAAAAATATTTGGCAATATGTGGTGCAGGTGCCACGGTTGGCCGCATTCGGACGTAAATTCGTCCTACAGGGGGGCACCCAGCACAATCTGGCGGCGGTTAAGGCGCAGGTCGATTACATTAAACAGCGGGTGCCCGATGCCGAAGTGAAAGTACACCCCCACACGGGCGAGTGTGGCGCAATTGGTGCAGCACTGGAAGCGATTAAACAGGTTAAAGAAAAAGGTTACTCCGACTTTATTGGCATTCAAAACAGCCTGCAACTCAGCTTTAGCGCACAAACCAGTGAAGAGACCCGTTGCCGTTTCTGTGACAATCTCTGCTCACGCACTTTTATTGATATAGAGGTACCACAGCAACCCCAGCCGGTGCGTCACATCACCGGCTTTGCCTGCGAAAAGGGTCAGGTAGAGTCGAAAGAGCAAGTGGTGAGCCTAGCTAAGCTACGGCGTAAATTGAAGAGCGATTATCCCAACTTGGTCGATTATGAGTCACGACTGCTGTTTAGTCGTTTTTACCAAGTGACACAGCCACCCATCATCAGACCCCAGTGGTGGCAGCGCCTGAAAAAGCCGCCCAAAAGCGCAAAAGTGGTTGATCGTGATCAGCTTCGTATCGGTATTCCCCGTGTCTTGAATATCTACACCATCGCCCCTTTTATGCGTGGCTACCTGGAAGCGCTGGGTATTAAGCCGCAGCAGATCCAGTTTTCGGATCAGAGTTCGGAGCGGCTGTGGGATGAAGGGAGTCGCTATGGATCAATTGATCCCTGCTTTCCCGCTAAAGTATCATTGGCGCATATCCACAACCTGCTGAATAAACATCATCAACGAAAACCACTGCACCTGATCTGGTTTCCCGCCATTACCCAGTTGCCACAACAGAGCCCCCATAGCCGTGGCAGTAGCAGTTGCCCAGTAGTAGCGGGGACGCCCAGTGTGGCTAATGCCGCCTTTACCAAGGCTCGAGATCTATTTGCTGATGCAGGGGTAAGCTATCTCAGTGATGTGATTGATATGCAAAATGAGAGACTGCTCAAGCAGCAGCTGTTCGACACCTTTGTTGAGCCACTGGCGCTGGCACGTCATGAGAGCGATTGGGCGGTGGCGCAGGGGTTAGCCGCCATGCAACACTGTGATGCTGAGCTGCAAAAGCGAGCGGAAAAAGTTTTGCACCGTGTCAAACGAGATCATCAAGTGGTGTTACTGCTGTTGGCGCGCCCCTACCACAGCGATCCGGGGCTGAATCACGAGTTGCTGGAAGCATTCCAGGCGCTCGGTTACCCGATTCTCTCGATTAGATCACTGCCCCGTTCCAGTGCGTTTCTTCAGCGTTATTTTGGTGACGATATTGCCAGTGGCCGAATTAAGGATGTGCTGGATATTAACGATGTATGGCCAGAAAATTATGCCAGCAACAGTGCACAAAAAGTGTGGGCAGCTAAGTTTGCCGCGCGCCATAACAATATTGCCGTGATCGATCTATCCAGCTTTAAATGCGGGCATGACGCACCCAGTTATGGGTTGATCGAACGCATTATCAATAACAGCAACACCCCTTACTTTGCACTGCATGATATTGATGCTAACAAACCGAGTGGCTCCATCAATATTCGTATTCGCACCTTTGCCCACACCCTGGAAAATTATTGTCGTCAATTAGAGCAGCAAGCGGCACAAGAAGCCAAGCTGACAAAACGGGTTTTTCATAAGCGCCAGCAGCTGGCGACACCCGCACCATCCGATCTGGCGCACGATCACTTCAATGAAGATCTGGAGAGTGAGAAAAATAGATTGATTGCCCGTGCAGCTCTTCAGCCCGAAGAGCAAAAAACGCCGCTTAATAATAGAGAGAGAGAG